From a single Paraburkholderia sp. FT54 genomic region:
- a CDS encoding MaoC family dehydratase produces MTIVDKYWDDAHEGDECVSPIYTVTKERILAYADLTGDHTPVHVDEEYANASHFGSIVAHGLFGLSIADGLKTQSEYRFLPGMSLGWTWDFNLPIKVNDVLHVKFRVGTMRASKSRPDWGIVVLPSELINQDGQIVQHGEHRLMVPRRPGAF; encoded by the coding sequence ATGACGATCGTCGATAAATACTGGGACGACGCCCACGAAGGCGACGAGTGTGTCAGCCCGATCTACACCGTAACCAAAGAGCGCATTCTGGCCTACGCGGACCTGACCGGTGATCACACACCTGTTCACGTCGATGAGGAATACGCGAACGCGAGCCACTTTGGATCGATCGTCGCGCACGGCCTGTTCGGTTTGTCCATTGCGGACGGACTCAAGACACAAAGCGAATATCGCTTTTTGCCGGGCATGTCGCTCGGCTGGACCTGGGACTTCAACCTGCCGATCAAGGTGAATGACGTGCTGCACGTGAAATTCCGCGTCGGCACGATGCGGGCAAGCAAAAGCCGTCCGGACTGGGGCATTGTCGTGCTGCCGTCGGAGTTGATCAATCAGGACGGCCAGATCGTCCAGCATGGCGAGCACCGTTTGATGGTGCCGCGCCGACCGGGAGCATTCTGA
- a CDS encoding 3-hydroxyacyl-CoA dehydrogenase produces the protein MTVPQGNGTHLSTDATRAARLFFLELSGGRIHSINPDGSGLKTIVADCRLPDGIVVDVDAGQIYWTNMGSIGLHDGSIERADLDGGNRVVIVPQGVTHTPKQIHLDKAGGKLYWCDREGMRVMRANLDGSQVETLVATGHGDQDRLDQTRWCVGITTDPKHGKLYWTQKGPDNAGLGRIFRANIDIPQGEDPSNRSDIEVLFDRLPEPIDLELDLAKRVLYWTDRGDPPRGNSVNRAPIDGTGTSEILVTHLMEGIGIALDIPGNRMFVTDLGGSVYSADLDGKNQRNFLFAQGNLTGIAYAEV, from the coding sequence ATGACTGTGCCCCAAGGCAACGGAACACATCTTTCCACGGACGCAACCCGCGCTGCCCGATTGTTTTTCCTCGAACTGAGCGGTGGCCGAATTCACTCGATCAATCCCGACGGATCCGGCCTCAAGACAATCGTCGCGGATTGCCGCCTCCCGGACGGCATTGTCGTGGACGTGGATGCCGGTCAAATCTATTGGACCAACATGGGTTCGATCGGCCTCCACGACGGCTCGATCGAACGCGCCGACCTGGATGGCGGGAACCGCGTAGTCATTGTCCCGCAAGGCGTCACGCACACACCGAAGCAGATTCATCTCGACAAGGCCGGTGGCAAGCTCTATTGGTGCGATCGAGAAGGTATGCGCGTGATGCGCGCCAACCTCGACGGCTCACAAGTCGAAACGCTGGTCGCGACCGGGCATGGCGACCAGGACCGGCTCGACCAGACCCGGTGGTGCGTCGGAATCACGACCGATCCGAAGCACGGCAAGCTCTACTGGACGCAGAAAGGTCCGGACAACGCCGGTCTGGGCCGCATCTTCCGCGCCAATATCGACATCCCGCAGGGCGAAGACCCGTCAAACCGCTCCGACATCGAAGTGCTGTTCGACCGGTTGCCGGAGCCCATCGACCTCGAGCTCGACCTTGCGAAGCGTGTCCTTTACTGGACCGACCGCGGCGATCCTCCGCGCGGCAATAGCGTGAATCGTGCGCCGATCGATGGAACGGGCACGTCTGAAATCCTCGTTACGCACCTGATGGAGGGAATCGGCATCGCGCTCGACATTCCCGGTAACCGGATGTTCGTCACGGACCTGGGCGGCTCCGTCTATTCCGCCGATCTCGATGGCAAGAACCAGCGCAACTTCCTCTTCGCGCAAGGCAACCTCACCGGTATCGCCTATGCCGAAGTCTGA
- a CDS encoding 2-dehydropantoate 2-reductase, which translates to MKIAILGAGALGSAIGAALTEGGNEVWLLNRSAAHVEAIRCDGLQVDDASGSRRVKVHATTRAAEAGIVDLVVVLVKSFDTDAAMRGALALIGPETLVLSLQNGLGHEDVLADIIGRERVLAGKTYVGGVMRNPGHIESGVAGKATHIGELDGRITSRANAIAETFNASGLATTVSANIVGTMWDKLLVNVATGALTGTTGLTYGQLYDEPLLKTAALAAVTEAMAVAQAAGVTLSTTDPERVWTLAGEGLSPGFKTSMLQSLEKGSITEIDFINGAVVRWGQRHGVPTPVNATLVACIKGIERCMADRRKRETV; encoded by the coding sequence GTGAAGATTGCGATTCTGGGTGCGGGCGCATTGGGCTCTGCGATTGGTGCAGCGCTAACCGAGGGCGGCAACGAGGTCTGGTTGCTGAACCGCTCGGCAGCGCACGTTGAGGCGATACGGTGTGATGGTCTACAGGTAGATGACGCGAGTGGCTCCCGTCGCGTGAAAGTTCACGCCACCACACGGGCTGCCGAAGCCGGCATCGTCGATCTGGTCGTCGTGCTGGTAAAGTCATTCGATACCGACGCAGCGATGCGCGGCGCACTCGCCCTGATTGGACCGGAAACGCTTGTTCTGTCATTGCAGAACGGGCTTGGACACGAAGATGTGCTGGCCGACATCATCGGGCGTGAACGTGTGCTGGCTGGTAAGACCTATGTCGGCGGCGTCATGCGCAATCCGGGGCACATCGAGTCTGGCGTCGCCGGCAAAGCGACTCACATTGGTGAGTTGGACGGCCGAATTACCTCCCGCGCGAATGCGATCGCCGAAACGTTCAATGCGTCCGGACTGGCCACGACAGTCAGCGCCAATATCGTCGGCACGATGTGGGACAAACTGCTAGTCAATGTCGCGACTGGCGCACTGACCGGCACGACAGGGCTCACATATGGCCAGCTTTACGACGAACCGCTTTTGAAGACGGCTGCGCTTGCTGCGGTCACCGAAGCGATGGCGGTTGCCCAGGCCGCTGGCGTCACGCTCTCCACCACCGACCCTGAGCGTGTCTGGACGCTCGCCGGCGAAGGACTTTCGCCCGGCTTCAAGACTTCGATGCTTCAAAGCCTCGAAAAAGGCTCCATCACCGAAATCGACTTCATCAACGGAGCGGTCGTGCGTTGGGGACAACGGCACGGCGTGCCGACCCCGGTCAACGCAACGCTGGTCGCCTGTATCAAGGGCATCGAGCGCTGCATGGCGGACCGACGAAAAAGGGAGACAGTATGA
- a CDS encoding VOC family protein, whose protein sequence is MNGSKAYLEHVAIWVKDIHWHIRFFEDVLGMTMREVDGTVDEPRQYWTLGGLQFIHDANYDAPEGRLGHLGVMCEDLEAALAAAQRYGVSEMRQGRNWLRLPDGLAVELIQAKPASCVARALNINPRAEA, encoded by the coding sequence ATGAACGGCAGCAAGGCCTATCTGGAACACGTGGCCATCTGGGTGAAGGATATCCACTGGCATATCCGCTTCTTCGAAGACGTGCTTGGCATGACGATGCGCGAAGTGGACGGTACCGTCGATGAACCCCGCCAGTACTGGACCCTGGGTGGTTTGCAATTCATCCATGACGCCAACTACGACGCACCCGAGGGCCGGCTCGGCCACCTTGGTGTCATGTGCGAAGACCTGGAAGCCGCGCTCGCTGCAGCGCAGCGGTATGGTGTAAGCGAGATGCGACAGGGACGCAACTGGTTGCGTCTGCCCGACGGTCTCGCCGTCGAACTGATCCAGGCCAAGCCCGCCTCGTGCGTGGCGCGAGCACTGAACATCAACCCGCGTGCGGAGGCTTGA
- a CDS encoding DMT family transporter — translation MKRQIMFPMTAEAGIVLMIATTATFAASDSTVKVIGGTVPLVALLFGRYSFQSVALGTWHARQGINPFRNAGVLKLQLLRALLLLLNSACTFAGLRYLPLPVTTSLAMMAPLISMLLAATLLNEQVPKSKWSMVVLGFIGMLTVVRPGSGDFSWTVAFPIGAATTFACFQVVSSKLSTAGDPTTTNFITALVASIALAALLWVGQAALLPEIRKVTIGSWLLVLVMASFATFGHLLMLQALRRTPLALLTPFGYAQLAFATLFSWALFGKVPDFWTAAGMLVIAISGIGTVLLHARARLR, via the coding sequence TTGAAACGCCAGATCATGTTCCCGATGACCGCCGAGGCTGGCATTGTCCTGATGATCGCCACGACAGCAACGTTTGCCGCGAGCGATTCCACCGTCAAGGTCATCGGCGGGACGGTGCCGCTGGTCGCCCTGCTTTTCGGACGCTACAGCTTCCAGTCCGTCGCGCTCGGCACGTGGCACGCGAGGCAGGGCATCAACCCCTTCCGCAACGCGGGCGTGCTGAAACTGCAACTCCTGCGTGCTTTGCTGCTCCTTCTCAATTCGGCTTGTACGTTTGCAGGCTTGCGTTATTTGCCGCTCCCCGTAACCACTTCGCTGGCGATGATGGCACCGCTGATTTCAATGCTGCTTGCCGCTACCCTGCTCAACGAGCAGGTGCCGAAAAGTAAATGGTCGATGGTTGTTCTGGGGTTCATCGGCATGTTGACCGTCGTGCGGCCGGGTAGCGGCGATTTCAGCTGGACAGTGGCGTTCCCCATTGGCGCCGCCACGACCTTCGCATGCTTTCAGGTCGTGTCCAGCAAACTGTCGACGGCAGGCGACCCGACCACTACTAATTTCATTACCGCGCTGGTCGCGAGTATCGCGCTCGCCGCGCTTCTTTGGGTGGGTCAGGCAGCCCTCCTGCCCGAAATCCGCAAGGTAACGATCGGCAGTTGGCTGCTGGTTCTCGTGATGGCGTCATTTGCCACCTTCGGCCATCTGCTGATGCTACAGGCACTACGCAGAACACCTCTCGCACTCCTCACTCCGTTCGGCTACGCGCAACTTGCATTCGCGACGCTTTTCAGCTGGGCGCTCTTTGGCAAGGTCCCCGACTTCTGGACCGCCGCGGGCATGCTCGTGATCGCCATTAGCGGGATCGGCACCGTGTTGCTGCATGCCCGAGCACGGCTTCGGTGA
- a CDS encoding CoA transferase: MNHSTHRRNGNEPDRLTAIIQSKLANPERSSDFDLHSALDEVLKDVGLSTADSGGKITFYGRDPIIPSLFRFGSMPAIALAAKAVGVAALWRLRTDEEQDIAVDVRKALRRFAGFFDLKWETINGRPPVLEVDADLFRETRDGRHVVPLNIYPKLAARELGLLRCDASPESVRNAILQWRADDLENAAAEAGIVIAKVRTFEEFQKELQYTEVLSKMPLISVEKIGESEPIPFTKDGVSPLDGIRALGMSHVIAGAAIGRDLAFYGADVLNIWRPHDDSEIEAFAWDAQVGMRSTILDYSKEDRARFDHLLRGADVFFANKRPGYLERHGLDAEELCARKPGLIHANVLLHGDKGPWKNRPGFDEIGAAVVGLFAVEGTLTRPKSPPIIPIVDNVVGWLGTVGVLAALRRRAVEGGSYRVTVSLTRTVLWLFSLGIFDRHYARAIPGSSGEHTDVAPDLFTAETPLGTYQGMTDQVVLSKTPGSFRTVLVPRGSSKPEWLAR; the protein is encoded by the coding sequence ATGAATCACTCGACTCACCGCCGAAACGGAAACGAGCCGGATCGGCTCACCGCGATCATTCAATCGAAGCTTGCGAATCCGGAGCGCAGCTCAGATTTCGATCTGCACAGCGCTCTCGATGAGGTACTGAAAGACGTCGGGTTATCGACGGCGGACAGCGGTGGAAAAATCACTTTCTACGGCCGGGATCCGATCATTCCAAGCCTCTTCCGGTTCGGCTCCATGCCCGCGATCGCCCTGGCCGCCAAGGCGGTCGGCGTCGCCGCGCTGTGGCGGCTCCGGACCGACGAAGAACAGGATATCGCGGTGGATGTCCGCAAGGCTTTGCGGCGCTTCGCCGGGTTCTTCGATCTGAAATGGGAAACGATCAATGGACGTCCGCCGGTCCTCGAAGTCGATGCGGATCTCTTCCGCGAGACCCGCGATGGGCGGCACGTCGTGCCCCTGAACATCTACCCGAAGCTGGCGGCCCGCGAGCTTGGCTTGCTCAGATGCGATGCCAGCCCGGAATCCGTGCGCAACGCCATTTTGCAGTGGCGCGCCGACGATCTGGAGAATGCCGCGGCAGAGGCCGGGATTGTCATCGCGAAGGTGCGCACGTTCGAGGAATTCCAGAAGGAGCTTCAGTACACCGAGGTGCTCTCGAAGATGCCACTGATCAGTGTGGAAAAGATTGGCGAGAGCGAGCCGATCCCTTTCACGAAGGATGGCGTCAGTCCGCTGGATGGCATTCGTGCACTCGGAATGAGTCACGTGATTGCCGGAGCGGCCATCGGCAGGGACCTCGCGTTCTACGGGGCCGATGTTCTCAATATCTGGCGGCCGCACGACGATAGCGAGATCGAGGCGTTCGCATGGGACGCACAGGTTGGCATGCGCTCGACAATCCTTGATTACTCGAAGGAGGATCGCGCGAGATTCGATCACCTGCTCAGAGGTGCGGACGTCTTCTTTGCGAACAAGCGTCCGGGTTATCTGGAACGCCATGGCCTCGATGCCGAAGAGCTCTGCGCCCGAAAGCCGGGGTTGATCCATGCGAATGTCCTTCTTCACGGCGACAAGGGCCCCTGGAAGAATCGGCCGGGGTTTGATGAAATCGGCGCGGCTGTCGTGGGGCTGTTCGCTGTCGAAGGCACGCTCACACGCCCCAAATCGCCGCCGATCATCCCGATTGTCGACAACGTGGTGGGCTGGCTCGGCACGGTCGGCGTACTCGCGGCGCTGCGCCGACGCGCTGTCGAGGGCGGCAGCTATCGGGTGACCGTTTCTCTGACCCGAACCGTGCTCTGGCTCTTCTCGCTCGGCATCTTCGACAGGCACTATGCCCGCGCGATCCCCGGGTCTTCCGGCGAACACACCGATGTCGCTCCCGATCTGTTCACGGCGGAGACCCCGCTGGGCACGTATCAGGGCATGACCGACCAGGTAGTCCTGTCAAAGACGCCTGGATCCTTCAGGACGGTTCTCGTGCCGCGAGGCTCGAGCAAGCCCGAATGGCTGGCGCGGTGA
- a CDS encoding 3-hydroxyacyl-CoA dehydrogenase NAD-binding domain-containing protein, with the protein MTDTTPIRRIAVIGTGVIGASWTALFLAKGLKVVATDIAPNAEAQLRKFVESAWPALKRLGLAPGASQANLTFTPVLAQALTDVDLVQENGPERLEFKQDLYRQLDELLPPNVIIASSTSTLPMSSIQVGAVLHPERCVVGHPFNPPHLIPLVEIVGGTKTSEETIRRATEFYTSIGKRAVRLHKELQGHVANRLQFAVAREVYYLVAEGVLSAADVDTALSWGPGLRWGVMGNMMLNHLGGGPGGIEHFFHQFSGPMTAGWKDLGSPELTPEVQKKLIDGVHAEAGSRSIAELEAERDEMLLGLIELRTKGTAH; encoded by the coding sequence ATGACTGATACCACGCCCATTCGCCGCATCGCCGTCATCGGCACCGGCGTGATCGGTGCCAGCTGGACCGCACTGTTTCTCGCCAAGGGGCTGAAGGTCGTTGCGACGGACATCGCGCCGAATGCCGAAGCCCAGCTCAGGAAGTTCGTGGAGTCCGCCTGGCCGGCGCTCAAGAGGTTGGGCCTTGCGCCCGGAGCGTCGCAAGCGAACCTGACGTTCACGCCCGTGCTCGCACAAGCGCTCACGGATGTGGACCTCGTCCAGGAGAACGGCCCCGAGCGGCTCGAATTCAAACAGGATCTCTATCGGCAACTCGATGAGCTGCTGCCACCCAACGTGATCATCGCGTCGAGCACGTCGACCCTGCCCATGAGCAGCATTCAGGTGGGCGCCGTGCTGCATCCCGAGCGCTGCGTCGTCGGCCATCCGTTCAATCCGCCGCACCTGATTCCGCTGGTCGAGATCGTCGGCGGGACAAAGACCTCGGAAGAGACGATCAGGCGCGCCACGGAGTTCTATACGTCGATCGGGAAACGGGCGGTGCGCCTGCACAAGGAATTGCAGGGCCACGTCGCCAACCGTCTGCAGTTCGCGGTGGCGCGCGAGGTCTATTACCTGGTGGCGGAGGGGGTGCTGAGCGCCGCCGACGTTGACACCGCTCTCTCATGGGGGCCGGGCCTGCGCTGGGGCGTGATGGGCAACATGATGCTCAATCACCTCGGCGGCGGCCCGGGCGGCATCGAGCACTTCTTCCATCAGTTCAGCGGTCCGATGACGGCCGGGTGGAAGGATCTCGGCTCGCCCGAACTGACGCCGGAAGTGCAGAAGAAGCTCATCGACGGCGTTCATGCCGAGGCTGGATCGAGATCCATCGCGGAGCTGGAGGCGGAGCGCGACGAGATGCTGCTCGGCCTCATTGAACTGCGTACTAAAGGTACTGCGCACTAA
- a CDS encoding Na+/H+ antiporter has protein sequence MNHIVFFEDLLLVLLGACVLSLVASRFNLPSAAVLLVGGAAIGFATDAPVVALDPDVIMVVLIPPLLMSSAFYTAWREFRRETASIASLALGSVMFTTACVACAVHWVDPQLPWAACVALGAIVSPPDAVAAKALLGKLPLPERLVTVLEGESLVNDASGLVIYRFALVALAAGTFSPSGAALTFSTLSLVGMATGALIGWATVKLLGWLEDTHLVVVLTFLAAWAAYLLGERLHGSGVLSVVVCGLIVGLCQHMTLDATTRLKTTGTWDVAVFVLEALVFILIGVSLPGTLAKLDAGHTFSWWLPERVWVIAGVTVAAVIVARFVWVMGAIALPEYLLARARGTVVRTDLKQATILGWAGMRGVVSLAAALALPVSLADRDLLIFSTFAVIFVTVVVQGLTLAPLARFVGFRDAHASAETKYLTQYQARSLTFQASLDALKQIDLTQCKGDEDVVLRLIDEYSYRIDSNAQAHTGGESLVHLRLTRLNLGLRAVQAGRAALLQLHDENRIKHKTLQRIESELDFEEARLKRLLGP, from the coding sequence ATGAACCACATCGTATTCTTCGAAGACCTGCTTCTCGTACTGCTCGGTGCCTGCGTGCTATCGCTCGTTGCCAGCCGTTTCAATCTGCCGTCGGCTGCCGTATTGCTGGTTGGCGGTGCGGCGATCGGCTTCGCAACCGATGCGCCCGTCGTTGCCCTCGACCCCGATGTCATCATGGTCGTGCTGATTCCGCCGCTGCTGATGTCCAGTGCGTTTTATACCGCCTGGCGGGAGTTTCGCCGCGAGACCGCATCGATCGCATCGCTTGCGCTCGGGTCGGTGATGTTCACGACCGCATGCGTCGCGTGCGCCGTCCACTGGGTCGATCCACAGCTACCGTGGGCCGCGTGCGTCGCGCTCGGCGCGATCGTGTCGCCGCCGGATGCGGTCGCGGCCAAAGCCCTGCTTGGCAAGCTGCCGTTGCCGGAACGCCTGGTCACCGTGCTCGAGGGCGAAAGCCTCGTCAACGACGCGTCAGGGCTGGTGATCTATCGCTTCGCGCTGGTTGCGCTGGCGGCGGGCACATTCAGCCCGAGCGGCGCCGCCCTCACCTTTTCGACGCTCTCGCTCGTCGGCATGGCAACGGGTGCGCTCATCGGCTGGGCAACGGTCAAGCTGCTCGGCTGGCTCGAAGACACGCATCTGGTCGTCGTGCTGACCTTCCTCGCCGCGTGGGCCGCCTATCTGCTCGGTGAGCGCCTGCACGGCTCTGGTGTGCTGTCGGTGGTGGTGTGCGGCCTGATCGTTGGACTGTGCCAGCACATGACGCTCGACGCGACCACGCGGCTGAAAACCACCGGCACGTGGGACGTCGCCGTCTTCGTGCTGGAAGCGCTCGTGTTCATCCTGATCGGCGTGTCGCTGCCCGGTACGCTGGCAAAGCTTGACGCAGGGCACACGTTCTCATGGTGGCTACCCGAGCGCGTGTGGGTGATTGCCGGCGTAACGGTCGCGGCTGTGATCGTCGCGCGGTTCGTCTGGGTGATGGGGGCGATCGCATTGCCCGAATATCTCCTTGCGCGCGCTCGCGGCACCGTGGTGAGAACGGACCTCAAGCAGGCGACGATCCTCGGTTGGGCCGGAATGCGCGGTGTCGTGAGTCTCGCCGCTGCACTGGCGCTGCCCGTGTCGCTGGCCGATCGCGATCTGCTGATTTTCTCGACGTTCGCAGTGATCTTCGTGACGGTCGTGGTGCAAGGTTTGACGCTGGCGCCGCTCGCGCGCTTCGTCGGTTTTCGCGATGCTCACGCGTCCGCCGAAACGAAATATCTCACGCAATATCAGGCGCGCTCCCTCACGTTTCAGGCGTCACTGGACGCGCTGAAGCAGATCGACCTCACGCAATGCAAAGGCGATGAGGACGTCGTGCTGCGGCTGATCGACGAATACAGTTATCGTATCGACAGCAACGCGCAAGCGCACACGGGCGGCGAAAGCCTCGTGCACTTGCGGCTGACGCGGCTGAACCTTGGGCTGCGAGCTGTCCAGGCGGGCCGCGCGGCGCTGCTTCAGTTGCACGACGAGAACCGGATCAAGCACAAAACCTTGCAGCGAATCGAATCGGAACTCGATTTCGAAGAGGCACGGCTGAAAAGACTCCTCGGGCCGTAA
- a CDS encoding LysR family transcriptional regulator gives MGSAELPDLKLLQLFDLLYEVRSVTRVAEQLGQSQPTISIWLGRLREHLQDPLFIRTPAGMAPTPQADALIGPCREILESLRRFAAWEIAFVPATAKRRFRICMTDASHITLLPRMLAHVRAQAPGIRLEAARIDGNTERALESGEADLAIGHVPWLGGGIYQQQLYMQDWVCLTNRHHSRLKSKLGLKQYRAEGHVAITAGTGAQLLEQALVREHIDRDVVLELPGFLGLGAIIKSTDLIATLPRHIGETLAKVNDLAVHPCPVPVESFAVRQHWHARYHHEAGNRWLRSLVVQLFSSTG, from the coding sequence ATGGGCTCAGCTGAACTCCCTGATTTGAAGCTGCTGCAGCTATTCGATCTCCTCTACGAAGTCCGCAGCGTCACACGCGTGGCCGAGCAACTGGGACAGAGTCAGCCAACGATCAGCATCTGGCTCGGACGTTTGCGGGAGCATTTGCAGGATCCACTGTTTATTAGAACGCCGGCCGGAATGGCGCCTACGCCACAGGCCGATGCCCTGATCGGCCCTTGCCGGGAAATCCTGGAGTCACTACGACGCTTCGCGGCCTGGGAAATTGCGTTTGTTCCGGCTACCGCCAAGCGGCGTTTCCGAATCTGCATGACCGACGCCAGTCACATCACGCTATTGCCGCGAATGTTGGCACATGTGCGCGCGCAGGCACCGGGTATACGCCTGGAAGCGGCGCGTATTGACGGCAATACTGAACGGGCGCTGGAATCCGGCGAGGCAGACCTCGCAATTGGTCACGTTCCCTGGCTTGGAGGTGGGATTTACCAACAGCAACTTTATATGCAGGACTGGGTATGTCTGACGAATCGTCATCATTCAAGACTGAAGAGCAAGCTCGGGCTGAAGCAGTACCGGGCAGAAGGACACGTCGCGATTACAGCGGGGACGGGCGCGCAGCTGCTTGAACAAGCGCTGGTGCGTGAGCACATCGACCGCGACGTGGTGTTGGAATTGCCTGGCTTTCTCGGACTTGGGGCGATCATCAAAAGCACCGACCTGATAGCGACGTTGCCACGACACATCGGCGAAACGTTGGCGAAGGTCAATGATCTGGCGGTTCACCCATGTCCGGTTCCTGTGGAGAGCTTCGCCGTGCGGCAGCACTGGCACGCCAGATATCATCACGAAGCCGGAAACCGCTGGTTGCGCAGTCTGGTCGTGCAGCTGTTTTCCAGTACGGGTTGA
- a CDS encoding alkaline phosphatase family protein, producing MNSDENNKSGIDRRTFLAGLAAGTGALALAACGGSSDGGSSTMAGGSSTTAGPAGSTGTGTGSTSANEIPSPDGTNRYTLPRPVLPDPTTSGIDHIVLVTMENRSFDHFLSWVPGAEGMPPNQLFTDNFAQQHAPFLLSANPDYGFQACNFADPNHSFAGGRIHLANGAMNGFLLSTATSNTQGDLLPIGFYQAADLDFFRGVASQYTVSDFYFSGILSETFPNRIYLHAGATDRLSNTTTVSTLPTIWDKLAAKNVSATYFYHDTPFTALFGNRYTGISQMFPQFLTQAANGTLPSFCMIDPIFSGEAQGVSADDHPHADIRNGEALLGQIYDALRTGPNWDRTLMIVVYDEWGGFHDHVVPPTRPMSDAETTLGNDGKLGFRVPCVLLGPRVPAATVTRFPFDPSSIHQLIQWRFGIDPVGVRGNAPGTFNLAYALDFTRPARTDAPAIPVAPGPFGSACPIPAPAAPASGASGAVAKASMAAEISNEIPRFTDVRELADTFGFPRP from the coding sequence TTGAACAGCGATGAAAACAACAAGAGTGGAATTGACCGCCGCACTTTCCTTGCCGGTCTGGCAGCAGGCACGGGTGCACTTGCGCTGGCGGCATGCGGAGGGTCGTCGGACGGCGGCAGCAGCACGATGGCCGGCGGCAGCAGCACGACGGCCGGTCCGGCCGGAAGTACCGGCACGGGTACCGGCAGCACATCGGCAAATGAGATTCCCTCACCCGACGGCACGAACCGCTATACGTTGCCGCGCCCGGTATTGCCCGATCCGACGACTTCGGGCATCGACCATATCGTGCTCGTAACGATGGAAAACCGTTCGTTCGACCACTTCCTGAGCTGGGTCCCGGGCGCCGAGGGAATGCCGCCGAACCAATTATTCACCGACAATTTCGCGCAGCAGCACGCGCCTTTCCTATTGTCCGCCAATCCCGACTATGGCTTCCAGGCATGCAATTTCGCGGATCCGAACCATAGCTTTGCCGGTGGGCGGATCCATCTTGCCAATGGCGCGATGAACGGCTTCCTGTTGTCGACTGCGACGAGCAACACGCAGGGTGACTTACTGCCGATCGGCTTCTATCAGGCCGCCGACCTCGACTTCTTCCGGGGTGTAGCAAGCCAATATACGGTTTCCGATTTCTATTTCAGCGGCATCCTGTCTGAGACATTCCCTAATCGCATCTATCTGCATGCGGGCGCAACGGATCGGCTTAGCAACACGACGACCGTCTCGACGCTGCCGACGATCTGGGACAAGCTGGCCGCCAAGAATGTCAGCGCCACCTATTTTTATCACGACACGCCGTTTACCGCGCTGTTCGGGAACCGCTATACGGGCATATCCCAGATGTTCCCGCAGTTTCTGACGCAGGCCGCGAACGGCACACTACCCTCGTTTTGCATGATCGATCCGATCTTCTCCGGCGAAGCGCAGGGCGTCTCGGCGGACGATCATCCGCACGCGGACATTCGCAACGGCGAAGCCCTGCTTGGCCAGATCTACGACGCACTGCGGACTGGGCCGAACTGGGACCGCACACTGATGATCGTCGTCTATGACGAATGGGGCGGCTTCCATGACCACGTGGTCCCCCCGACGCGTCCCATGAGCGACGCGGAAACGACGCTTGGAAACGATGGAAAGCTGGGTTTTCGCGTGCCTTGCGTATTGCTCGGCCCGCGTGTGCCAGCGGCGACCGTGACGCGCTTTCCGTTTGACCCGAGTTCGATTCACCAACTGATTCAATGGCGCTTTGGCATCGACCCGGTCGGCGTACGCGGCAATGCTCCCGGCACGTTCAATCTTGCGTACGCTCTGGATTTCACTCGTCCGGCGCGTACTGACGCGCCGGCGATTCCGGTCGCTCCGGGACCGTTCGGCAGCGCATGTCCGATACCGGCACCCGCAGCGCCGGCTAGCGGAGCGTCGGGAGCCGTCGCGAAGGCGAGCATGGCTGCCGAAATATCGAACGAGATACCGCGATTCACCGATGTGCGTGAACTCGCCGATACCTTCGGGTTCCCGAGACCCTAA